A single genomic interval of Cucumis sativus cultivar 9930 chromosome 5, Cucumber_9930_V3, whole genome shotgun sequence harbors:
- the LOC116401621 gene encoding small ribosomal subunit protein S13, mitochondrial-like isoform X1 — translation MFGVRRSLGIVSNALLPRFESLSIQSIHLGAGMEIPDSKPLKFALQYINGIGRARANQVLAQLHLENKLSKDLTKKELIFLADEISKYTVGHELDKCVQRDIGRLQDIQCHRGIRHEQGLPCRGQRTKTNARTVKSKQTRVGKRKAFH, via the exons ATGTTTGGAGTTCGTCGTTCCTTGGGGATTGTCTCTAATGCTCTCCTTCCTCGCTTTGAATCATTATCA ATCCAGTCGATTCATTTAGGAGCAGGTATGGAGATCCCCGATAGCAAACCACTCAAATTTGCACTTCAGTACATCAATGGAATTGGCCGAGCGAGAGCAAACCAAGTTCTTGCCCAGCTACACTTGGAAAACAAGCTTTCCAAAGATTTGACTAAAAAAGAGCTCATTTTTCTTGCAGACGAAATTTCCAAGTACACGGTTGGACATGAGCTG GATAAATGTGTTCAAAGGGACATTGGTAGGTTGCAGGACATTCAGTGCCATAGAGGGATTAGGCATGAGCAAGGATTACCATGTAGAGGCCAACGAACGAAGACTAATGCTAGGACTGTGAAGTCGAAACAGACCCGTGTTGGAAAGAGGAAAGCCTTTCATTGA
- the LOC116401621 gene encoding small ribosomal subunit protein S13, mitochondrial-like isoform X2, with product MEIPDSKPLKFALQYINGIGRARANQVLAQLHLENKLSKDLTKKELIFLADEISKYTVGHELDKCVQRDIGRLQDIQCHRGIRHEQGLPCRGQRTKTNARTVKSKQTRVGKRKAFH from the exons ATGGAGATCCCCGATAGCAAACCACTCAAATTTGCACTTCAGTACATCAATGGAATTGGCCGAGCGAGAGCAAACCAAGTTCTTGCCCAGCTACACTTGGAAAACAAGCTTTCCAAAGATTTGACTAAAAAAGAGCTCATTTTTCTTGCAGACGAAATTTCCAAGTACACGGTTGGACATGAGCTG GATAAATGTGTTCAAAGGGACATTGGTAGGTTGCAGGACATTCAGTGCCATAGAGGGATTAGGCATGAGCAAGGATTACCATGTAGAGGCCAACGAACGAAGACTAATGCTAGGACTGTGAAGTCGAAACAGACCCGTGTTGGAAAGAGGAAAGCCTTTCATTGA
- the LOC116403863 gene encoding uncharacterized protein LOC116403863 → MFSIKIDDIDPFLDATILFAELTHDEICLKFLPSTMSIIVRYECPIFFVTMSLPQPLFVEYSVDRNHISRISLLSFYSALLECQTFAALNIHLQEDQNKILLTFEPSSPSTLPLNRELTFVVPMEDWSTAQVNFDGKVFSIESQLFIDIIQLFSSFTEANTILIASFGSKVSFSILPFAETPLTEESGTCLIFGDREIETQIQMPLLPSSFFSNCVLQSQRVWFFQSPDSSCTFIHFPFQVYPHFLVICIPFQIV, encoded by the exons ATGTTCTCTATCAAGATTGATGACATTGATCCTTTCTTAGATGCAACCATCCTGTTTGCTGAACTTACACACGATGAAATCTGCCTAAAGTTCTTGCCCTCAACCATGTCCATAATTGTTCGCTACGAATGCCCTATTTTCTTTGTAACTATGTCTCTGCCGCAACCCTTATTCGTCGAGTATTCCGTTGATCGGAACCACATTTCAAGGATTTCCCTCCTGTCCTTTTACAGTGCTTTGCTTGAATGCCAAACTTTTGCTGCATTGAACATCCATCTTCAGGAAGACCAGAATAAAATATTGCTTACATTTGAGCCTTCAa gTCCATCAACATTACCATTGAACCGTGAATTGACATTCGTCGTGCCTATGGAAGATTGGTCTACTGCACAAGTTAACTTTGATGGAAAAGTTTTCTCCATTGAGTCACAACTGTTTATCGATATTATCCAActattttcttccttcactGAAGCTAATACAA TTTTGATTGCTTCATTTGGTTCAAAAGTCTCCTTCTCAATTCTTCCATTTGCAGAGACACCTCTTACCGAAGAG AGTGGAACATGTTTGATTTTTGGTGATAGAGAAATCGAAACTCAAATACAAATGCCACTTCTTCCATCCTCATTTTTCAGTAATTGTGTACTTCAATCTCAAAGGGTATGGTTCTTCCAATCACCTGATTCTTCTTGTACATTCATTCATTTCCCTTTTCAAGTTTATCCTCATTTTTTGGTGATCTGTATCCCTTTCCAAATTGTGTAA
- the LOC116401621 gene encoding small ribosomal subunit protein S13, mitochondrial-like isoform X3 — translation MFGVRRSLGIVSNALLPRFESLSIQSIHLGADEISKYTVGHELDKCVQRDIGRLQDIQCHRGIRHEQGLPCRGQRTKTNARTVKSKQTRVGKRKAFH, via the exons ATGTTTGGAGTTCGTCGTTCCTTGGGGATTGTCTCTAATGCTCTCCTTCCTCGCTTTGAATCATTATCA ATCCAGTCGATTCATTTAGGAGCAG ACGAAATTTCCAAGTACACGGTTGGACATGAGCTG GATAAATGTGTTCAAAGGGACATTGGTAGGTTGCAGGACATTCAGTGCCATAGAGGGATTAGGCATGAGCAAGGATTACCATGTAGAGGCCAACGAACGAAGACTAATGCTAGGACTGTGAAGTCGAAACAGACCCGTGTTGGAAAGAGGAAAGCCTTTCATTGA